In one Agelaius phoeniceus isolate bAgePho1 chromosome 21, bAgePho1.hap1, whole genome shotgun sequence genomic region, the following are encoded:
- the IER5L gene encoding immediate early response gene 5-like protein: MLRGRRRMECTLDAQSLISISLRKIHSSRTQRGGIKLHKNLLVSYVLRNARQLYLSERYAELYRRQQHYPDGAPLLAMPACPPPAAAAPPELAALPLPADTQDREARSCGAARGGAELLEVPVCAVPPEMQRAPCRDSSPGFYRAAGSAGPGGGGSAAPGLLYAAGCDFGSGGAPHCSSRTTVLDLDTHVVTTVENGYLHQDCCSQCPCCCQPAPGLASPPPAPGTKRKYYPGQEEEEEGVEEGEPGGGGVAGGPPFAPCTKRARFEEYSAEHPQDSSNISNLISIFGSGFTGLVSRQQADSEQPLNGQLCSKQALASLGAWTRAIVAF; this comes from the coding sequence ATGCTGAGGGGCCGGAGGAGGATGGAGTGCACCCTCGATGCGCAGAGTTTGATCAGTATTTCCCTGCGGAAGATCCACAGCTCCCGCACGCAGCGAGGCGGCATCAAGCTCCACAAGAACCTGCTCGTCTCCTATGTGCTCCGCAACGCCCGGCAGCTCTACCTGAGCGAGCGCTACGCCGAGCTCTACCGCCGCCAGCAGCACTACCCCGACGGCGCCCCGCTCCTCGCCATGCCCGCctgcccgccgcccgccgccgccgccccgccggagcTGGCGGCGCTCCCGCTGCCCGCCGACACGCAGGACCGCGAGGCGCGGAGCTGcggggctgcgcggggcggcgcggagctgctggaggtgccGGTGTGCGCGGTGCCCCCGGAGATGCAGCGAGCGCCCTGCAGAGACTCGTCCCCGGGCTTCTACCGGGCCGCCGGCAGCGCCGGTCCCGGCGGCGGAGGCAGCGCGGCCCCGGGGCTGCTCTACGCCGCCGGCTGTGACTtcgggagcggcggggccccGCACTGTAGCAGCCGCACCACGGTGCTGGATTTGGACACTCACGTCGTGACCACGGTGGAGAACGGGTACTTGCACCAGGACTGCTGCTCGCagtgcccctgctgctgccagccggCACCGGGGCTCGCCtccccgccgcccgcgcccGGCACCAAGCGCAAGTATTACccggggcaggaggaggaagaggagggggtGGAGGAAGGGGAGCCGGGGGGAGGCGGGGTGGCGGGCGGCCCCCCCTTCGCCCCGTGCACCAAACGCGCCCGCTTCGAGGAGTACAGCGCCGAGCACCCCCAGGACTCTTCCAACATCTCCAACTTGATCTCCATCTTCGGCTCCGGTTTCACGGGGCTGGTGAGCCGGCAGCAGGCGGACTCGGAGCAGCCCCTCAACGGGCAGCTGTGCAGCAAGCAGGCGCTGGCGAGCCTGGGAGCCTGGACTCGGGCCATCGTCGCGTTTTAG